Part of the Henckelia pumila isolate YLH828 chromosome 2, ASM3356847v2, whole genome shotgun sequence genome is shown below.
CATAACATAAACAATTAAACAAAGTGAATGGACACGAAGAGAATCTTGATTACTGGCTTTCCATCGAATTAATGCACTCTTCAACCAGAAGCACGGTGCCCAATCTGAACATGAATAGAACACTCGTTTCACTTGCACTCTAGGAGTTGACACACACAGCCTTGGGTAAAGAGCATTTAAATATGTACAAGGGTGGGCAAACCAGCAGATACCCAGGCACATAAACCCACAATTGACAAGGAGTAGAGATGAGAACTTACAAATTCATGTATTTTGAAGTTGTTTCTCAAGGAGATCGTTTTCTTTTCTAAGAGCATCAAGATCTACTCTTAGTCTGTCCATGTTCAAACTTCTAGAATCATATGTTGCAAGCTTGCCCTCGTAATCAGCAATGTTTCTCCGGCTTCTGTCGGTGGCTAGAATCTTTTCAGTGATCTGCTCAAAGGTCTCGTGGATGCTTGTGAGAAGCGTGTGAGCTTTTTGAGCAACTGCATCTTTCTTAGCTTCCCTGTTTGTAAAAGGATTTCTTCTTAGTAAATGGGACAATACATAATCTTGCAAACTATTCTAAACAAATAATGCGGACGAATATTTTAAGCTTGGTAAAGGAGGGAAAAAGACCAGCATTTCAGAATATTAGACCTCAAAATTTTTTCTTCCAAAACAGCAAAAGTTCGATTAAGGCGTTCCTGTATTGTATTACTCTCCAACTGGAGCTCCCTAGTATCTTTCAGTATCAGCTGAATGTCAGTGTCCTGTTTCCTGCTATTCTTTGTGATCTCGTTTATCTGCTCTATGTAAGATCTTCTAGGAGCCAACTTGGGCTGTTTTCCAATATCGGATGAAAGCTTAACAATTTCATCCTCCCTGTCAGAAGACATATAACAAACAATTTCATCCTCCCTGTTAGAAGACATATAACAAGTAAAATTAAATGCATAATAAGACAACTCAAGAAGTTTTAAGTCTCCAAAAACATCATGAACTCCAAGGATCTATGTGATGATGCTCATCTAAAATGCAATGGCTCAAAGAAAAGATGATAAAACTTATAGAAGCATACAATTTTCAAGAATTTTTCAAATTGTTTCAAATGTGCTTAAGCAAGGAAGGCAGTTTTCCACACAAAGTAACAACTCAAAGGTATATAACTTAGCAAACAGAATTTCAACTTAACTCAACAAAGCTAATCTTGGCTTTATCTACACATCCGTGCTTAGGAAATGTCTATTGGGTTAATCACACTTGGCTCGAAACGCCAGGCAACAGTTGGCGTGTCACACTTTGGAATTGTTGTGTGTGGAAATTTCAAATGAAATATGTGAGAAAAATATATCAATAATTTGAGTCAATACTGTCATTCTCAGTTCCATACCTTGGTGGAAGGTCAAATTCCAACATACATATGGCGGAAATCTAATATTTCATGTAAAAAGATGGCGAGCACTCAGAAAATGCAGAAGAAAAATAGAAACACATTTGCCAGAAGATagaaagaaacataaaatcgaTCACAAATAAAAGGAAGCATGACAttatgtaattttatttatctgGTTCATAAGAGATCTATTTTTTATTCAACATCCATAGATTTTGCTACATAGATAAGGAATAAGTCTTATGTAACCTCAATTCACCAGATAAATCCATACTACATGGACCTTTCATAATAATTTCTCTTAGCTTTTTAATAGTGCACCAATTTCAACTTTAAAACCAGATACATTCATTAGCCTACACTGAATACTGCAAACATTTTTATTGGAGCCTCcagcaattcaaatttaaatgaTTGTACTTTCATAAGCAATTGAATGCGGTGTTATCATATTCATAACAATTATGTTCTAAATATCCCAACATTTGGTACCATACAGTATTGTTTATTATAGCAGAATTTATATCGTGCTCAACAGATAGCAAAATAAAGTACAAAGCTATTTTTTTCCGATCCATCCAAGTGGTCTACAAACAGTTGTTATATAATTGAGTACCTTCTTTTAATCTCAGCTTCAACTGCTTCAGTTtctaatttaatttcttttattCTTGTAAGTTTGCTATACACCTCAGGATACAGCGCATGGAGAGACTGTTCAatacttcttttcttttcctgcAGAACATTTTCAATTGCATCCCTGCATGAATATCCAGAGTCGTTTTCACAGTGAAAAAAACTATGACATGGTTAAGTTTAAATCTTCAGTCCTTAATGGGTTCAAACACTAAAATGAAAAACAAGGTTCGAATTGAACGAAAATGAAATGCAGAACATTCAGTTAGTTCTTTTCCATTGTTAGTTTCTGATATACCATTCAGACTCCAGTTCCTTGAGCTTGTATTTTTTCTCTTGTACTTGGTCGTTGAGCTGGACAATGTAAGATTCCACACACTGGTCACTATTGGATGCCATTATCCCTGTTCTTTTTATCAAGTCAGCGTTCTCGTTCCCCTGATGATGGAGTAAATGAGAAGATGTTTCAGTTAACTGCTTCTCAAATATAAATTTCTTTTAGTTTTTCTTATGATAGATCATTATGCTTTTCCATGCATAAAACATCAACAAGATCACAAGAGGGAAAAAAACTAGATGATAAAACCCTAGCAATGGGTGGCTGACACAGTGACACCTAAGATCAGCATGTGGGTAACTCTTGACACATCAAGTAGGACACATCCGCTTatgactggttattcaaacttAACGAGAATATAATCGTCCAACAGTGGACTAACTCCTCAGGACAGAATTTAGTGTGCTCGATCAAATGCTCGGCTGGTAGGAACTCCCCAAGCTCCTGAATGCCTGGGCTAGTATTGAAACAAGCGTTAGACGAAGTTTAGTCCAACTAGCCAATCCGTGACAGGTTCAACATAATCACCCCTGACTTGCTCGCCTAATCAGTAAGATAAATATCCTGGGAATCCCAATATATGAATCTGTGCCATAGAATCCATGGAACtatatcacaaaatccaagGAAACGGGAAAATGCGTTTCTTATTTACAGACTATCTATGCAAAtttcaaccaaaaaaaaaaaactcaaacctGTGTTAAGATATCGTTCAATAAAGGCCTTTGTTCGCCGTTCAGCATGATTCTATGTCAACTGGGTTCTTTGGAATAAAAAAGAAACCTATCGGCTATTAGGGGATCACACAATTTCCAAGAACATGAATTCTCTGCACTTGGACATACTAATCAATGATTCAATTGAATTAAAAAGCCACCATTTTAAGCTAGGATTCATCAATTTTACCTGAGAACAACCACACTTCTTCCCCAGCTTTGAACAACTCTTGATGGGTATTGGCTGCAGTCCCAACTACCACATGACGAGATTCACAACTCACCGCTACGAAGATCTTGGTGAAAAATCTAGATTATTCGATGCTTTGAACTCCTCCCCTGTTTCGAAGAATACAACTAATTGCATTAAAACCCAAATCAGTGGACTTCCGCCGTAATTGGGGGGAAGAAAGGAATTCTGTGATCCCTTGAAATCATCCCACAACCCCAGTATTTAatttaaaggaaaaaaaaaatatgagaaaAGAGTCTTCTTTGAGTTCTTCCGTTGGAGAAAACCAAGAACAAGGCGAACAATTATAATCGCACAAGGCTAATTTTGATATACGttctttattataatttatctGATTTATTATCTACCAGTTACTagattttattcaaaaaattatttatatgattTGTTGATCGATTTTAAGAAAAACATAAATTCTCCATGATATGGATTGAAGATAAATTTATGCACACGGCtttaaatcaataattttctTTTGCTTCCCGATTATGCTTGCGACTTATGATTTGTATCACAAAGACCTATTTACATATAGTTTAGTGTATGTATGTCTTGATCTCCCGTCCACTTAATTTACATTAATTTATTGTTCACAAAAACCGATATATagatattatgctaaaattattaaacccgaatgaaaaaaatattaattgttgtgtaaaaaatattactgTTTACAGCATACATGGATTGAGTCATCAATCTCTCTCACCTATATGGATTTGTGAGTCGATAACACAAGTAAGAACTTGAATCCAGTTTAATATTTGATGAACTAGCCAGTTTGATCAGATTTTGGGTGCAATAGAAATGAAAATCTAAAAAACATTAATAGAAAACTGGATAAGAGTGAATCAATATTACACATTAAAACCAACCAGCCCTCGATCGTGCACGACGTTGCAGCTTATAAGAGATAATTTACACTTGGAACTTGGAACCATCTAAATTAACCTCTTCATTTTCAAGCTTCCAAGCATAAAGAAAATGGCAGAATTCCAAGTATGAAGtctcctcttcttcttcttcttcctctcctCCTTGCCTGAAGATAAACATGCCCCCTCCCGAGCCCAGTCCGTTGTAAAGCCAATCATGAACATCCCATAGTATCTCCACATTCACATCATCCACCACAATTGTTTCGTTCCCCCTGAATCTCCAATGCAGATTTGTCACGCGAATGGACTCAATCCCATCTATACTTATCCACATTTCCGGGTCGTAAGGACCGGACAAGGCTGATTCGATGATGATATCATGCTCCCTTTTCCCTTGGCCTAATTTGGTTTTGGTGCAGAAGCATTTCTTGGCAAACACCATTTCTTTCTTGTTCACTAAAATCGCACCTTCTGAACAGAGCCTGcacttagtccttctcaaggcCTCTTTCATCTGATCACCAAGCAGTAAAATCACCTCCTTCTCGGACACCAGGGCGACATAGTAATCAGACTTGGGCTCTGGACTGTTGCTGAATTTTGCGGACTTCAAATCCCAGAAAACGTCCACCCGATGCTCGTCGACTTTGAACGATTTGAGGCCCTTTTTGCCCCAAAACTGCCATGTCTTGAGATCAATCTTGCAAGTGTATTGATTGTTTTCATCACAAGGATTCTCTATGGTAATGTGAAGGGAGTGGCTGATGAGATTCTTGGCCCATGTTATATCTATGTTCCGCAATTTCTCGGCAAGTTTGGCTCTGTGAATACAACTGACAAAATTCTGCCCGGATTTGTCATCTGCGATCGGATCTTCCGGACTCAATTTTTGTTCCAGTCCCTTTATGTTGCAAGATTGCGAAGGTATGCTAACCATTTTCAGATATTATAATACCGaacaatcaacatcatttcttCTGATCTATTCAGAATTCGGAACAAATCACTGCAATCAAAATGGCGTAACCTACAGCTCCCAATTGCAGATCATCAAGGATTTATTTCTCCCAACATCCTTAATTTCTGCCTAATTCGCTAGCATTGTCGTATTCCTTTTCATAGATTGATCATTCAACCCAAAAAATAACCTTGAAAAATTTACCGCATTTTACATGGGGTGTTACCCTGTAACTAAGCACGCGATTCTTGTATGCAGGCGCCTATGGAGGATTTGCATGAGAAGTACTGTGGAGGATTAAACACGGCATATTTTGTTGatcaattgaaaaaaaaaataaagaaaaaatcgGAACCTTTTTGTTCAGGAGGCTATTGATTGTAGAATATCCTGGAATTGGATCGAATGTAGCATTCAATCCAGAACAAAATACATCAAAATGGGGATGGGGGTGCAAGATTAGGGCTTTTTGGCATCGAAATTTAGGGAAAACTATGTATGAAGGGGCATTTTTTCGTGGCAAagctcattttttttttcttctaattGTGGAAGTGTTTGCTATCGAGATGTACATCAAATTTAGTATTTGATGGAAGATGATCCATCATCATTATGGACTATGGGAAAACGAACATGTTTCGATTTTATAATTTGCATATTTtcgaattttgattttattatcaattaattCATAGTTTTAGTTcagtaatttataatttattttttcgatttttttatttCGTTATTTACACATTTCagtatttgttttaaaaaaaattgttgttatCAATTTTCTTTAtataattcaataaaataatgcattttcaacaatttatttttataataattattatataaaatgtattcatttatttatttttggggtCGGTTTAGTTGGCTTGATGCCATTGTGAGGTGACAAATAATAGTGAATTGTAAAACATTTTCAATGTGAAATCATAtttgataaataataatatgtttgatttgatggattaaATTTGATATacgataatatattaaaattttttaattcaaaataatcatgaatataaatttaattgtaattttttCATTCTCTTATTTGATTGATACAAGATAAATTATTGGTGTTTTGCATCACATCCCTGTTGATGTtgccaaaaatcacttgtactcgacacgttgcttccgcaaagtccAGAGTATGAATAAGTCCTTGTACGTTCCCTTtggagatcttcagtgggttgttcctacgtcacaaaacaaagtcagaggagccgggagggttTCCGGCGAAGGcgctccgacgctcaagtcagcgattactcaaggaataataatcgagagtagagcgatatagtgcttaagaaagtgtgtaccttaataatgaggtgacttgagctatttataaaTATTCAGAGAGTTTTCACGGGCTTGAGccttttatgggcttttgtagaattcagaGCCTGcttgatttaaatatatataatatttaaataagcttgagcctcaaaaatatttggagtggaccttcatgattgggctcaggccCAGTTAAATTTTCAGGTGTAACCTATCATAGGCCCCCCACTCTCGGGCATGTCGCGTGTGTGGAGAGGTCCGAGAGTAGAATTTTTACCGGAGTATTGCCAGAAATTTAGTTGTCGAGAACGAATATTGTTTGCCACTGCGAAAATTACGAGCCACCTCTTCTGAGTTGTGATTGCAGTATTTGCGTGCCGATACTTAATAGCAAAGGTCAAATAATCTCATGACAGGTAAAGACCAATTCTCTCCCCATGTgcctttaattttattaatacatacatacacatTGTTCTCTCTCCTCTATCCCTCTCTCAACGTAAAAAAGATGAATATACTGTGTATGTATATGTTGTGTGGATCCTTTCTATCCAATCCTCCACCATCTCCTTGGACCATCGGTCGGCCGATGGCGGCGACGGAGGCTAGGAGAGCAGCAGGCGGCGGCGTGCGACTCCAGAGAAGCAACAGGCGTCGGTGATGCAGATCCAGAGGGATGGAGGCGGCGGCCTGGCTAGACCTGGAGGAGAGGCGGCGGCCTGGCTAGACTTGGAACGAGGAGGAGAGGCGGCGATGCAGTGCAAAGAAGGCGGAGGTGCGGCGCTCTCAGACCTGTGATGGAGGCGCGGCGGCGCTCTCAGACCTGTGATGGATGCGCAGCGGCGGCGGCGACTGTGCGGCGATCCAGCGGCGGTGGCGGCAAGGGCGCGAAGAAGAACTCTTTGGGCAAAGAGAGGGATGGATAGATAAACATATACACACATATGCATATACAATATATTGTGTCTTTATTACTAATTTGCAATTATTATGTGTTTATACTTTTGATAATAATTATTCTATTATTGTTTAAAATTAtgagaatttgatttttttacacTGAACTctcttatcaaatattaaaaatattatcacttgattaattatatCGCAATGTGTAAGAGAatgaagtatatatatatatatttttaaaaaatatatatttttgcagGACGTCCGTTTCGGGGCAAGGTATTATCCTTTTGAGGGCGAATCGGAGTAAAAATTTATCTGCTCGCACGGAGTATAGTGACAATAGTGACTTTGAAGAGCACGTTCCTCCTTTAAGTGGCTTATATGCCCTTTTGTCGCGCAATCCGGAGAGTTCGACTCCCTTAAAAATTGTTAGTGAACCTGATTATTGGGAAAGTAGTAGATCCGGAGGTTCGTCAGATGGGGTGGATGAATGTGTATTGGGTAATTCGGATATTCTAAACCCGTGTGAGAAACTTGATTTAttgtcaagaaatattatgaagATTCCTACCAAAGAGGATTCTTGTCAGAACCCGCCCGCGGGTTATTTCACCGTTTActtgaaatattttaattatgggtTTTCGCTCCCTCCCAATGTCATTCTGATAGAAATCGTGTGTAGCTTGGTATGAGTTTTAGTCGGTTGACCCCAGGGGCTATCCTTGTATTTTCATGTTTTCTTCGTAGAATGAGCGAAATTCAATTGATTCCGACTGCGGAGCTATTTTTCTCGCTCTTCGTGGTGCGTCGTTCCATGCCCGActcttatatttattttcaacCTCGTGTGGACTGTAAATTTTTATCCCGTTTTTCGTCTCCAAAGAGTGCGTGGAGATCGGAAATTTTTTACGTTTGGGATTATAGTGGGGGGGTTCCCACGAGTTGGAGTTCGGGGCCTAGAAAAATCATACTTGGTAAAACTCACCGCACTTTGCAGCTTGACTGTCGATCCTTAGGTCTTTTTGACGAAATAGTCGATCCTAGGAGTTTGGTTCCTACTGGTAATGCTTTGTCCAAGTTGAATTTTGATAATTGTATTTTGCGTCTTCTTGGGATTTTTCTACCCgtgttaattaaaatttattaaatttatttattaatcatTCTCTCTTTTCTCTTTGTGTTTGCTTGTAGGTGACAAGATAAGTTTGGCGGAGGTTCGCGCTTGCATAGAGAAAAACGAGAAGACTTCGTCAAAGATGGCGAGAAAAAAGTCACCAATGGATCGAGGTAATCATAATTCCCAAGGGATACCAAGGAGGAGGAATTCTCCCGGGCCATCCGACCGTGTCAATCGTTCTGGTCCTCCATCTGAAAATATTGATGCTCGTGACCGAAGGAATGGTTGTAGAAGAAATGATGCTGACCGTGATACCCGTATTAGGGCGAGTGATAATGGTAAAATAAATCCAAAAAGAAGACGTGATGATGAACGAACAGTTCCTCCCGACACTCGTGAAGGTCGCCACTTGTTCTTGGAGGGAGTGAACGAAAATAATAATGCTGGatctttttgggatttgaaaGATCCGGAGATTGGTTGGAGAACGGGAGCGGACCTGATTGGAGATCATGATAGGTTGCATTTACTCCCTCAACCTACCGAGGTGTTAACTCGGTCTCTTGCTTCGTCCGCCTTCCAGGTAtattattactttttttttttttgttatttattatgatttttacataataaataatttttttatttatgggtGTTTACAGATTTTATCGCTTGCTCACACTTTTCAATTTCGAGAAGAGGTCTCAAAATTTCGGGAAAAAATTTGATGACGAGCTGACGTCCTTAAGGGGTGAGTGCCAAAGACTTGGCGAGGAAAACACTAAGGCTCAAGATGATTTTCTCAAGTCGCAAAACGAACTtgaacaaaaatccaaaaagtACGATGCCTTGTGCAAGGAGATTGAGCAACTTAAGGGGAAATATTCCCATGAATCGGAGACCGGAGAGAACTTTCTCAACTCGACAGTAGGCAAGAGTTTTTTGCAAAGTACTGGAGAAAAAGCGATTGAAGGCTATCGAgcatgttggagaacggtgatcagatcaatcaggattgatacccggtgcagcggaagtttaaaaattttatatatggaacgatttcataatgggtatcaaaactttacgattaaattgtgcgtgtaaaaattaaataacaattataaatttttacctccaatctcgaatcgagattatggacaccaacagattgctctgctcttgttgtatctcccaggaactgatggacgaactgttcttcaatcaggtccacgaacagagatttaatccctctgatagattgcactagaaaatctatcagaagtttctacgaagagaattaacgaatttgatccattaaaccagactgcaaattcaaaattcacaggctggatttttctcgagcagaggggagagggggcggccactttagagaaaacaaagctagggttttcgaaaaatattttgtgacctctgttgtgtaatttctgtactgcaataacttatttataatgtgggctgctaacagcttagggcccattagtcataagttcaagcctgacaagcaaagcctgcatgttcagaaattaatataaaattcatcgtgactcagattgataaaccaatttcaccaatattcacagaaaccatttctgcatcttttagagtcaagataaattttctgaatccgaattcagtggtttccaaaaatgtccattcctatgtcattttggaaatcttactcctctactcttaaataagaagtccaacttctttgttcattaaatttaactc
Proteins encoded:
- the LOC140883669 gene encoding uncharacterized protein isoform X2 is translated as MASNSDQCVESYIVQLNDQVQEKKYKLKELESEWDAIENVLQEKKRSIEQSLHALYPEVYSKLTRIKEIKLETEAVEAEIKRREDEIVKLSSDIGKQPKLAPRRSYIEQINEITKNSRKQDTDIQLILKDTRELQLESNTIQERLNRTFAVLEEKILREAKKDAVAQKAHTLLTSIHETFEQITEKILATDRSRRNIADYEGKLATYDSRSLNMDRLRVDLDALRKENDLLEKQLQNT
- the LOC140883669 gene encoding uncharacterized protein isoform X1 encodes the protein MLNGEQRPLLNDILTQGNENADLIKRTGIMASNSDQCVESYIVQLNDQVQEKKYKLKELESEWDAIENVLQEKKRSIEQSLHALYPEVYSKLTRIKEIKLETEAVEAEIKRREDEIVKLSSDIGKQPKLAPRRSYIEQINEITKNSRKQDTDIQLILKDTRELQLESNTIQERLNRTFAVLEEKILREAKKDAVAQKAHTLLTSIHETFEQITEKILATDRSRRNIADYEGKLATYDSRSLNMDRLRVDLDALRKENDLLEKQLQNT
- the LOC140877956 gene encoding uncharacterized protein; protein product: MVSIPSQSCNIKGLEQKLSPEDPIADDKSGQNFVSCIHRAKLAEKLRNIDITWAKNLISHSLHITIENPCDENNQYTCKIDLKTWQFWGKKGLKSFKVDEHRVDVFWDLKSAKFSNSPEPKSDYYVALVSEKEVILLLGDQMKEALRRTKCRLCSEGAILVNKKEMVFAKKCFCTKTKLGQGKREHDIIIESALSGPYDPEMWISIDGIESIRVTNLHWRFRGNETIVVDDVNVEILWDVHDWLYNGLGSGGGMFIFRQGGEEEEEEEETSYLEFCHFLYAWKLENEEVNLDGSKFQV